The Deltaproteobacteria bacterium genome segment CGCACGGCGGCGACGTGGAATTCTTCGGCTCTGATTCGAAGGACGGCCTCGACGTGCTGCGTCATTCCACCAGCCACATCATGGCCGAGGTGGTACAAAAGCTCTTTCCCGGCACTCAGGTCACCATCGGCCCGGCCATCGAGACGGGTTTTTATTACGATTTCGATTCGGAGCATTCGTTCACCGAGGACGACCTCGTCGCCATCGAAAGCGAGATGCGCGCCCTGATCGCGAAGAATGTTCCGTTTCGCCGGGTCGAGGTCGCCGCGTCCGAGGCGATCGCGATGTTCGAACGGATGGGCGAGACCTACAAAGTGGAACTCATCCGTGACCTCGGCGACGTTCCGCTTTCGCTCTACTATCACGGCGAATGGGTCGATCTGTGCCGCGGGCCGCACCTGGCCGACACGAAACCGATCAAAGCGGTCAAGCTGCTGTCGGTGGCCGGCGCGTATTGGCGCGGCGACGAAAAGAACAAGATGCTTCAACGCATCTACGGCACGGCGTTCGCATCGCAGCAGGCGCTCGACGACTACCTGCACCTGATCGAAGAAGCGAAGAAGCGTGATCACCGCGTGCTCGGCAAGACGCTGGATCTGTTCTCGTTCAATGAGGATGCGGGTCCAGGCTTCGTCATTTATCATCCCAAGGGAATGCGCCTGCGAACGCTGATCGAGGACTGGGAAAAGCGCGAGCACTTCCGGCGCGGGTACGACATCGTCCAGGGTCCGCAGCTTCTGAAGAAGGATCTCTGGGTACGTTCGGGGCACTTCGACCACTACCGCGACAACATGTACTTCACGAAGATCGACGATCAGGAATTCGGCATCAAGCCGATGAACTGCCTCGCGCATATGCTGATTTACAAGACGAAGCTGCGCTCGTTCCGCGATCTGCCCAAGCGCTACTTCGAACTCGGCGTTGTGCATCGCCACGAGAAATCCGGCGTGCTCAACGGACTATTCCGGGTGCGCTGCTTCACGCAGGACGACGCGCACATCATCTGCATGCCCGAGCAACTCAACGACGAGGTACAGGGCGTCGTTCGGTTCGTGCAGGACGCGATGAAGGTTTTCGGGTTCGACTACAAGCTCGAGATTTCGACCCGCCCCGAAAATTCCATGGGCAGCGACGAGATTTGGGCCATGGCGACGAACGCGCTCAAGTCGGCGCTCGACGGTCTCGGTTTGCCGTACGAAATCAACGAGGGCGACGGGGCTTTTTACGGGCCGAAGATCGACGTCAAGCTGCGCGACTGCCTCGGCCGCTACTGGCAGTGCGCGACGGTGCAGTGCGATTTCACGCTGCCCGAGCGCTTCGAACTCACGTACGTCGGCAGCGACAACAAACCGCATCAGCCGGTCATGATCCACCGGGTCATTCTGGGGTCGATGGAGCGCTTCATCGG includes the following:
- the thrS gene encoding threonine--tRNA ligase, producing MSEITLAYAGASYALPTGSTLRDLLRELGPNKPPSIIAARVAGEIRDLHTPLTHGGDVEFFGSDSKDGLDVLRHSTSHIMAEVVQKLFPGTQVTIGPAIETGFYYDFDSEHSFTEDDLVAIESEMRALIAKNVPFRRVEVAASEAIAMFERMGETYKVELIRDLGDVPLSLYYHGEWVDLCRGPHLADTKPIKAVKLLSVAGAYWRGDEKNKMLQRIYGTAFASQQALDDYLHLIEEAKKRDHRVLGKTLDLFSFNEDAGPGFVIYHPKGMRLRTLIEDWEKREHFRRGYDIVQGPQLLKKDLWVRSGHFDHYRDNMYFTKIDDQEFGIKPMNCLAHMLIYKTKLRSFRDLPKRYFELGVVHRHEKSGVLNGLFRVRCFTQDDAHIICMPEQLNDEVQGVVRFVQDAMKVFGFDYKLEISTRPENSMGSDEIWAMATNALKSALDGLGLPYEINEGDGAFYGPKIDVKLRDCLGRYWQCATVQCDFTLPERFELTYVGSDNKPHQPVMIHRVILGSMERFIGVLTEQYAGAFPTWIAPVQAVVLTISDKAIDYAKTVAHTLRENDVRVEEDFRNEKIGYKIREWQQQKVPYMLVIGEKEAEAGLVAPRTRTGENLGAISIEDFLARVRREVSEKTIN